A region from the Ammospiza nelsoni isolate bAmmNel1 chromosome 1, bAmmNel1.pri, whole genome shotgun sequence genome encodes:
- the TRAK1 gene encoding trafficking kinesin-binding protein 1 isoform X4, whose product MQKFIEADYYELDWYYEECTDVLCAERVGQMTKTYNDIDAVTRLLEEKERDLELAARIGQSLLKKNKSLTERNDFLEEQVEHIREEVSQLRHELSMKDELLQFYTSAAEESEPESVCSTPLKRNESSSSVQNYFHLDSLQKKLKDLEEENVVLRSEACQLKTETITYEEKEQQLVNDCVKELRDANIQIANISEELAKKTEDAARQQEEITHLLSQIVDLQKKAKACAVENEELVQHLGAAKDAQRQLTAELRELEDKYAECMEMLHEAQEELKNLRNKTMPNAISRRYHSLGLFPMDSLAAEIEGSMRKELHLDEPDSPDLAHQKRVFETVRNVNQVVKQRSMTPSPMNIPGSNQSSAMNSVISSCVSTPRSSFYGGDISNIMIDNKTNSIILETESSDNGNEDRMKKPGTPGTPGSSDLETALRRLSLRRENYLSERKFFEEEQERKLRELAEKGELHSGSVTPTESIMSLGTHSRFSEFTGYSGMSISSRSYLPEKLQIVKPLEGSATLHHWQQLAQPHLGGILDPRPGVVTKGFRTLDLDLDEVYCLNDYEEDETGDISYKGLTTSTPVQHTETSVPHPGKCMSQTNSTFTFTTCRILHPSDELTRVTPSLNAAPTPACGSISSLKGTPVATPCTPRRLSLAESFTNLRESTTTMSTSLGLVWLLKERGISAAVYNPQSWDRASRSTLLNTYSPKMAIIPSTPPNSPMQTPSSSPPSFEFKCTSPPYDNFLASKPASSILKEVRNKKNIRNSESQTDVSVSNLNLVDKVRRFGIAKVVSSGQTSAAPLTEDQGPLLCGAQGPVRALVPGGLAPDGLPLGCPAVTSAIGGIQLNTGIRRNRSFPTMVGSSMQMKGPTSLTSGILMGTKLPKQTSLR is encoded by the exons GTTTCTCAGCTGCGCCATGAGCTGTCCATGAAAGATGAACTGCTCCAGTTCTACACCAGTGCTGCTGAAGAGAGCGAGCCGGAGTCTGTCTGTTCCACCCC GCTGAAGAGAAATGAATCTTCTTCCTCCGTCCAGAACTACTTTCATTTGGACTCTCTTCAAAAGAAGCTCAAGGACCTTGAAGAGGAAAATGTTGTGCTTAGATCTGAG GCCTGTCAGCTGAAGACTGAAACAATTACTtatgaagagaaagaacaacaACTTGTCAATGACTGTGTAAAAGAGCTAA GGGATGCAAACATCCAGATTGCCAATATCTCTGAAGAGCTAGCAAAGAAAACTGAAGATGCTGCCCGGCAGCAAGAAGAAATCACTCATCTTCTCTCTCAGATAGTCGACCtgcagaaaaaggcaaaagct TGTGCAGTTGAAAATGAGGAACTTGTCCAGCATCTGGGAGCAGCTAAAGATGCCCAGAGACAGCTCACAGCTGAG TTGCGAGAGCTGGAAGACAAGTATGCAGAGTGCATGGAAATGCTTCATGAGGCTCAAGAAGAGCTGAAAAACCTTAGGAACAAGACAATGCCAAATGCTATATCACGACGGTACCACTCCCTTGGTCTCTTCCCTATG GATTCTTTGGCAGCAGAGATAGAAGGGTCAATGAGGAAAGAACTGCATTTGGATGAACCCGACTCTCCTGACTTGGC CCATCAGAAGCGGGTCTTCGAGACGGTGAGAAATGTCAATCAAGTTGTCAAGCAGAGATCCATGACTCCGTCACCAATGAATATCCCAGGCTCTAACCAGTCCTCTGCTATGAACTCAGTCATTTCTAGCTGTGTCAGCACTCCACGTTCCAGTTTCTATGGGGGAGACATCTCTAACATTATGATAGACAACAAGACCAATAGCATCATCTTAGAGACAGAGTCCTCCGACAACGG AAATGAAGACAGGATGAAGAAGCCTGGAACTCCAGGGACTCCAGGCTCCAGTGACCTAGAGACTGCCCTGCGCAGGCTCTCCCTCAGGCGGGAGAATTACCTCTCGGAGCGCAAGTTCtttgaggaggagcaggaaaggaagtTGCGGGAACTGGCAGAAAAGGGAGAACTCCACAGTGGTTCCGTTACCCCCACAGAGAGCATCATGTCACTGGGAACTCACTCCAGATTTTCAGAATTCACTGGATATTCAGGAATGTCTATCAGCAGTCGCTCCTACCTGCCAGAAAAGCTTCAGATTGTGAAACCACTAGAAG GTTCTGCCACTTTGCAccactggcagcagctggctCAGCCTCACTTGGGTGGGATCCTGGACCCGAGGCCCGGGGTTGTCACTAAGGGCTTCAGGACCCTAGACCTGGACCTGGATGAAGTGTACTGCCTTAATGACTATGAGGAAGATGAGACAGGTGACATTTCTTACAAGGGCCTAACTACCTCGACGCCAGTTCAGCACACAGAGACCTCAG tacCTCATCCTGGGAAGTGCATGTCACAAACCAACTCCACCTTCACCTTCACCACCTGCCGCATTCTGCACCCCTCCGATGAACTCACACGAGTCACGCCAAG CCTTAACGCAGCACCTACTCCAGCTTGTGGCAGCATTAGCAGTCTGAAAGGCACCCCGGTGGCCACTCCCTGCACTCCTCGGCGTCTGAGTTTGGCCGAATCCTTCACCAACCTCCGGGAATCCACGACAACAATGAGCACGTCCCTGGGGCTGGTGTGGCTGCTGAAGGAAAGGGGCATCTCAGCAGCAGTGTACAAtccacagagctgggacagagccagcaggagcacCCTGCTGAACACGTACTCCCCAAAAATGGCAATCATTCCTTCCACCCCACCAAACTCACCCATGCAGACACCTTCTTCTTCCCCTCCATCTTTTGAGTTCAAGTGCACCAGCCCACCTTATGACAACTTCTTGGCTTCGAAGCCTGCTAGTTCAATCTTGAAGGAGGTGAGGAATAAGAAGAACATCAGGAACAGCGAGAGCCAAACAGACGTGTCTGTTTCCAACCTTAATCTCGTGGACAAAGTCAGGAGGTTTGGTATTGCCAAAGTGGTGAGTTCAGGGCAAACGTCAGCTGCTCCTTTAACTGAGGACCAGGGACCTCTtctctgtggggcacagggaccagTGAGGGCCCTTGTTCCTGGAGGCCTGGCACCTGACGGcctccccttgggctgccctGCCGTGACCAGTGCCATCGGGGGCATCCAGCTGAACACTGGCATCCGAAGGAATCGGAGCTTCCCCACCATGGTGGGTTCCAGCATGCAGATGAAAGGCCCAACGTCCCTCACTTCAGGGATCCTCATGGGAACCAAGCTCCCCAAGCAAACTAGCTTACGATGA
- the TRAK1 gene encoding trafficking kinesin-binding protein 1 isoform X1 — MTKTYNDIDAVTRLLEEKERDLELAARIGQSLLKKNKSLTERNDFLEEQVEHIREEVSQLRHELSMKDELLQFYTSAAEESEPESVCSTPLKRNESSSSVQNYFHLDSLQKKLKDLEEENVVLRSEACQLKTETITYEEKEQQLVNDCVKELRDANIQIANISEELAKKTEDAARQQEEITHLLSQIVDLQKKAKACAVENEELVQHLGAAKDAQRQLTAELRELEDKYAECMEMLHEAQEELKNLRNKTMPNAISRRYHSLGLFPMDSLAAEIEGSMRKELHLDEPDSPDLAHQKRVFETVRNVNQVVKQRSMTPSPMNIPGSNQSSAMNSVISSCVSTPRSSFYGGDISNIMIDNKTNSIILETESSDNGNEDRMKKPGTPGTPGSSDLETALRRLSLRRENYLSERKFFEEEQERKLRELAEKGELHSGSVTPTESIMSLGTHSRFSEFTGYSGMSISSRSYLPEKLQIVKPLEGSATLHHWQQLAQPHLGGILDPRPGVVTKGFRTLDLDLDEVYCLNDYEEDETGDISYKGLTTSTPVQHTETSGERSQAQVTVSENKNNPRQSQAFTEEMQEPATDDDEGSVPHPGKCMSQTNSTFTFTTCRILHPSDELTRVTPSLNAAPTPACGSISSLKGTPVATPCTPRRLSLAESFTNLRESTTTMSTSLGLVWLLKERGISAAVYNPQSWDRASRSTLLNTYSPKMAIIPSTPPNSPMQTPSSSPPSFEFKCTSPPYDNFLASKPASSILKEVRNKKNIRNSESQTDVSVSNLNLVDKVRRFGIAKVVSSGQTSAAPLTEDQGPLLCGAQGPVRALVPGGLAPDGLPLGCPAVTSAIGGIQLNTGIRRNRSFPTMVGSSMQMKGPTSLTSGILMGTKLPKQTSLR, encoded by the exons GTTTCTCAGCTGCGCCATGAGCTGTCCATGAAAGATGAACTGCTCCAGTTCTACACCAGTGCTGCTGAAGAGAGCGAGCCGGAGTCTGTCTGTTCCACCCC GCTGAAGAGAAATGAATCTTCTTCCTCCGTCCAGAACTACTTTCATTTGGACTCTCTTCAAAAGAAGCTCAAGGACCTTGAAGAGGAAAATGTTGTGCTTAGATCTGAG GCCTGTCAGCTGAAGACTGAAACAATTACTtatgaagagaaagaacaacaACTTGTCAATGACTGTGTAAAAGAGCTAA GGGATGCAAACATCCAGATTGCCAATATCTCTGAAGAGCTAGCAAAGAAAACTGAAGATGCTGCCCGGCAGCAAGAAGAAATCACTCATCTTCTCTCTCAGATAGTCGACCtgcagaaaaaggcaaaagct TGTGCAGTTGAAAATGAGGAACTTGTCCAGCATCTGGGAGCAGCTAAAGATGCCCAGAGACAGCTCACAGCTGAG TTGCGAGAGCTGGAAGACAAGTATGCAGAGTGCATGGAAATGCTTCATGAGGCTCAAGAAGAGCTGAAAAACCTTAGGAACAAGACAATGCCAAATGCTATATCACGACGGTACCACTCCCTTGGTCTCTTCCCTATG GATTCTTTGGCAGCAGAGATAGAAGGGTCAATGAGGAAAGAACTGCATTTGGATGAACCCGACTCTCCTGACTTGGC CCATCAGAAGCGGGTCTTCGAGACGGTGAGAAATGTCAATCAAGTTGTCAAGCAGAGATCCATGACTCCGTCACCAATGAATATCCCAGGCTCTAACCAGTCCTCTGCTATGAACTCAGTCATTTCTAGCTGTGTCAGCACTCCACGTTCCAGTTTCTATGGGGGAGACATCTCTAACATTATGATAGACAACAAGACCAATAGCATCATCTTAGAGACAGAGTCCTCCGACAACGG AAATGAAGACAGGATGAAGAAGCCTGGAACTCCAGGGACTCCAGGCTCCAGTGACCTAGAGACTGCCCTGCGCAGGCTCTCCCTCAGGCGGGAGAATTACCTCTCGGAGCGCAAGTTCtttgaggaggagcaggaaaggaagtTGCGGGAACTGGCAGAAAAGGGAGAACTCCACAGTGGTTCCGTTACCCCCACAGAGAGCATCATGTCACTGGGAACTCACTCCAGATTTTCAGAATTCACTGGATATTCAGGAATGTCTATCAGCAGTCGCTCCTACCTGCCAGAAAAGCTTCAGATTGTGAAACCACTAGAAG GTTCTGCCACTTTGCAccactggcagcagctggctCAGCCTCACTTGGGTGGGATCCTGGACCCGAGGCCCGGGGTTGTCACTAAGGGCTTCAGGACCCTAGACCTGGACCTGGATGAAGTGTACTGCCTTAATGACTATGAGGAAGATGAGACAGGTGACATTTCTTACAAGGGCCTAACTACCTCGACGCCAGTTCAGCACACAGAGACCTCAGGTGAGAGGTCACAAGCACAAGTGACTGTTTCAGAGAACAAGAATAACCCCCGCCAATCTCAGGCTTTCACAGAGGAGATGCAGGAGCCCGCGACTGACGATGATGAGGGGTCTG tacCTCATCCTGGGAAGTGCATGTCACAAACCAACTCCACCTTCACCTTCACCACCTGCCGCATTCTGCACCCCTCCGATGAACTCACACGAGTCACGCCAAG CCTTAACGCAGCACCTACTCCAGCTTGTGGCAGCATTAGCAGTCTGAAAGGCACCCCGGTGGCCACTCCCTGCACTCCTCGGCGTCTGAGTTTGGCCGAATCCTTCACCAACCTCCGGGAATCCACGACAACAATGAGCACGTCCCTGGGGCTGGTGTGGCTGCTGAAGGAAAGGGGCATCTCAGCAGCAGTGTACAAtccacagagctgggacagagccagcaggagcacCCTGCTGAACACGTACTCCCCAAAAATGGCAATCATTCCTTCCACCCCACCAAACTCACCCATGCAGACACCTTCTTCTTCCCCTCCATCTTTTGAGTTCAAGTGCACCAGCCCACCTTATGACAACTTCTTGGCTTCGAAGCCTGCTAGTTCAATCTTGAAGGAGGTGAGGAATAAGAAGAACATCAGGAACAGCGAGAGCCAAACAGACGTGTCTGTTTCCAACCTTAATCTCGTGGACAAAGTCAGGAGGTTTGGTATTGCCAAAGTGGTGAGTTCAGGGCAAACGTCAGCTGCTCCTTTAACTGAGGACCAGGGACCTCTtctctgtggggcacagggaccagTGAGGGCCCTTGTTCCTGGAGGCCTGGCACCTGACGGcctccccttgggctgccctGCCGTGACCAGTGCCATCGGGGGCATCCAGCTGAACACTGGCATCCGAAGGAATCGGAGCTTCCCCACCATGGTGGGTTCCAGCATGCAGATGAAAGGCCCAACGTCCCTCACTTCAGGGATCCTCATGGGAACCAAGCTCCCCAAGCAAACTAGCTTACGATGA
- the TRAK1 gene encoding trafficking kinesin-binding protein 1 isoform X2 yields the protein MTKTYNDIDAVTRLLEEKERDLELAARIGQSLLKKNKSLTERNDFLEEQVEHIREEVSQLRHELSMKDELLQFYTSAAEESEPESVCSTPLKRNESSSSVQNYFHLDSLQKKLKDLEEENVVLRSEACQLKTETITYEEKEQQLVNDCVKELRDANIQIANISEELAKKTEDAARQQEEITHLLSQIVDLQKKAKACAVENEELVQHLGAAKDAQRQLTAELRELEDKYAECMEMLHEAQEELKNLRNKTMPNAISRRYHSLGLFPMDSLAAEIEGSMRKELHLDEPDSPDLAHQKRVFETVRNVNQVVKQRSMTPSPMNIPGSNQSSAMNSVISSCVSTPRSSFYGGDISNIMIDNKTNSIILETESSDNGNEDRMKKPGTPGTPGSSDLETALRRLSLRRENYLSERKFFEEEQERKLRELAEKGELHSGSVTPTESIMSLGTHSRFSEFTGYSGMSISSRSYLPEKLQIVKPLEGSATLHHWQQLAQPHLGGILDPRPGVVTKGFRTLDLDLDEVYCLNDYEEDETGDISYKGLTTSTPVQHTETSVPHPGKCMSQTNSTFTFTTCRILHPSDELTRVTPSLNAAPTPACGSISSLKGTPVATPCTPRRLSLAESFTNLRESTTTMSTSLGLVWLLKERGISAAVYNPQSWDRASRSTLLNTYSPKMAIIPSTPPNSPMQTPSSSPPSFEFKCTSPPYDNFLASKPASSILKEVRNKKNIRNSESQTDVSVSNLNLVDKVRRFGIAKVVSSGQTSAAPLTEDQGPLLCGAQGPVRALVPGGLAPDGLPLGCPAVTSAIGGIQLNTGIRRNRSFPTMVGSSMQMKGPTSLTSGILMGTKLPKQTSLR from the exons GTTTCTCAGCTGCGCCATGAGCTGTCCATGAAAGATGAACTGCTCCAGTTCTACACCAGTGCTGCTGAAGAGAGCGAGCCGGAGTCTGTCTGTTCCACCCC GCTGAAGAGAAATGAATCTTCTTCCTCCGTCCAGAACTACTTTCATTTGGACTCTCTTCAAAAGAAGCTCAAGGACCTTGAAGAGGAAAATGTTGTGCTTAGATCTGAG GCCTGTCAGCTGAAGACTGAAACAATTACTtatgaagagaaagaacaacaACTTGTCAATGACTGTGTAAAAGAGCTAA GGGATGCAAACATCCAGATTGCCAATATCTCTGAAGAGCTAGCAAAGAAAACTGAAGATGCTGCCCGGCAGCAAGAAGAAATCACTCATCTTCTCTCTCAGATAGTCGACCtgcagaaaaaggcaaaagct TGTGCAGTTGAAAATGAGGAACTTGTCCAGCATCTGGGAGCAGCTAAAGATGCCCAGAGACAGCTCACAGCTGAG TTGCGAGAGCTGGAAGACAAGTATGCAGAGTGCATGGAAATGCTTCATGAGGCTCAAGAAGAGCTGAAAAACCTTAGGAACAAGACAATGCCAAATGCTATATCACGACGGTACCACTCCCTTGGTCTCTTCCCTATG GATTCTTTGGCAGCAGAGATAGAAGGGTCAATGAGGAAAGAACTGCATTTGGATGAACCCGACTCTCCTGACTTGGC CCATCAGAAGCGGGTCTTCGAGACGGTGAGAAATGTCAATCAAGTTGTCAAGCAGAGATCCATGACTCCGTCACCAATGAATATCCCAGGCTCTAACCAGTCCTCTGCTATGAACTCAGTCATTTCTAGCTGTGTCAGCACTCCACGTTCCAGTTTCTATGGGGGAGACATCTCTAACATTATGATAGACAACAAGACCAATAGCATCATCTTAGAGACAGAGTCCTCCGACAACGG AAATGAAGACAGGATGAAGAAGCCTGGAACTCCAGGGACTCCAGGCTCCAGTGACCTAGAGACTGCCCTGCGCAGGCTCTCCCTCAGGCGGGAGAATTACCTCTCGGAGCGCAAGTTCtttgaggaggagcaggaaaggaagtTGCGGGAACTGGCAGAAAAGGGAGAACTCCACAGTGGTTCCGTTACCCCCACAGAGAGCATCATGTCACTGGGAACTCACTCCAGATTTTCAGAATTCACTGGATATTCAGGAATGTCTATCAGCAGTCGCTCCTACCTGCCAGAAAAGCTTCAGATTGTGAAACCACTAGAAG GTTCTGCCACTTTGCAccactggcagcagctggctCAGCCTCACTTGGGTGGGATCCTGGACCCGAGGCCCGGGGTTGTCACTAAGGGCTTCAGGACCCTAGACCTGGACCTGGATGAAGTGTACTGCCTTAATGACTATGAGGAAGATGAGACAGGTGACATTTCTTACAAGGGCCTAACTACCTCGACGCCAGTTCAGCACACAGAGACCTCAG tacCTCATCCTGGGAAGTGCATGTCACAAACCAACTCCACCTTCACCTTCACCACCTGCCGCATTCTGCACCCCTCCGATGAACTCACACGAGTCACGCCAAG CCTTAACGCAGCACCTACTCCAGCTTGTGGCAGCATTAGCAGTCTGAAAGGCACCCCGGTGGCCACTCCCTGCACTCCTCGGCGTCTGAGTTTGGCCGAATCCTTCACCAACCTCCGGGAATCCACGACAACAATGAGCACGTCCCTGGGGCTGGTGTGGCTGCTGAAGGAAAGGGGCATCTCAGCAGCAGTGTACAAtccacagagctgggacagagccagcaggagcacCCTGCTGAACACGTACTCCCCAAAAATGGCAATCATTCCTTCCACCCCACCAAACTCACCCATGCAGACACCTTCTTCTTCCCCTCCATCTTTTGAGTTCAAGTGCACCAGCCCACCTTATGACAACTTCTTGGCTTCGAAGCCTGCTAGTTCAATCTTGAAGGAGGTGAGGAATAAGAAGAACATCAGGAACAGCGAGAGCCAAACAGACGTGTCTGTTTCCAACCTTAATCTCGTGGACAAAGTCAGGAGGTTTGGTATTGCCAAAGTGGTGAGTTCAGGGCAAACGTCAGCTGCTCCTTTAACTGAGGACCAGGGACCTCTtctctgtggggcacagggaccagTGAGGGCCCTTGTTCCTGGAGGCCTGGCACCTGACGGcctccccttgggctgccctGCCGTGACCAGTGCCATCGGGGGCATCCAGCTGAACACTGGCATCCGAAGGAATCGGAGCTTCCCCACCATGGTGGGTTCCAGCATGCAGATGAAAGGCCCAACGTCCCTCACTTCAGGGATCCTCATGGGAACCAAGCTCCCCAAGCAAACTAGCTTACGATGA
- the TRAK1 gene encoding trafficking kinesin-binding protein 1 isoform X3: MQKFIEADYYELDWYYEECTDVLCAERVGQMTKTYNDIDAVTRLLEEKERDLELAARIGQSLLKKNKSLTERNDFLEEQVEHIREEVSQLRHELSMKDELLQFYTSAAEESEPESVCSTPLKRNESSSSVQNYFHLDSLQKKLKDLEEENVVLRSEACQLKTETITYEEKEQQLVNDCVKELRDANIQIANISEELAKKTEDAARQQEEITHLLSQIVDLQKKAKACAVENEELVQHLGAAKDAQRQLTAELRELEDKYAECMEMLHEAQEELKNLRNKTMPNAISRRYHSLGLFPMDSLAAEIEGSMRKELHLDEPDSPDLAHQKRVFETVRNVNQVVKQRSMTPSPMNIPGSNQSSAMNSVISSCVSTPRSSFYGGDISNIMIDNKTNSIILETESSDNGNEDRMKKPGTPGTPGSSDLETALRRLSLRRENYLSERKFFEEEQERKLRELAEKGELHSGSVTPTESIMSLGTHSRFSEFTGYSGMSISSRSYLPEKLQIVKPLEGSATLHHWQQLAQPHLGGILDPRPGVVTKGFRTLDLDLDEVYCLNDYEEDETGDISYKGLTTSTPVQHTETSGERSQAQVTVSENKNNPRQSQAFTEEMQEPATDDDEGSVPHPGKCMSQTNSTFTFTTCRILHPSDELTRVTPSLNAAPTPACGSISSLKGTPVATPCTPRRLSLAESFTNLRESTTTMSTSLGLVWLLKERGISAAVYNPQSWDRASRSTLLNTYSPKMAIIPSTPPNSPMQTPSSSPPSFEFKCTSPPYDNFLASKPASSILKEVRNKKNIRNSESQTDVSVSNLNLVDKVRRFGIAKVVSSGQTSAAPLTEDQGPLLCGAQGPVRALVPGGLAPDGLPLGCPAVTSAIGGIQLNTGIRRNRSFPTMVGSSMQMKGPTSLTSGILMGTKLPKQTSLR, encoded by the exons GTTTCTCAGCTGCGCCATGAGCTGTCCATGAAAGATGAACTGCTCCAGTTCTACACCAGTGCTGCTGAAGAGAGCGAGCCGGAGTCTGTCTGTTCCACCCC GCTGAAGAGAAATGAATCTTCTTCCTCCGTCCAGAACTACTTTCATTTGGACTCTCTTCAAAAGAAGCTCAAGGACCTTGAAGAGGAAAATGTTGTGCTTAGATCTGAG GCCTGTCAGCTGAAGACTGAAACAATTACTtatgaagagaaagaacaacaACTTGTCAATGACTGTGTAAAAGAGCTAA GGGATGCAAACATCCAGATTGCCAATATCTCTGAAGAGCTAGCAAAGAAAACTGAAGATGCTGCCCGGCAGCAAGAAGAAATCACTCATCTTCTCTCTCAGATAGTCGACCtgcagaaaaaggcaaaagct TGTGCAGTTGAAAATGAGGAACTTGTCCAGCATCTGGGAGCAGCTAAAGATGCCCAGAGACAGCTCACAGCTGAG TTGCGAGAGCTGGAAGACAAGTATGCAGAGTGCATGGAAATGCTTCATGAGGCTCAAGAAGAGCTGAAAAACCTTAGGAACAAGACAATGCCAAATGCTATATCACGACGGTACCACTCCCTTGGTCTCTTCCCTATG GATTCTTTGGCAGCAGAGATAGAAGGGTCAATGAGGAAAGAACTGCATTTGGATGAACCCGACTCTCCTGACTTGGC CCATCAGAAGCGGGTCTTCGAGACGGTGAGAAATGTCAATCAAGTTGTCAAGCAGAGATCCATGACTCCGTCACCAATGAATATCCCAGGCTCTAACCAGTCCTCTGCTATGAACTCAGTCATTTCTAGCTGTGTCAGCACTCCACGTTCCAGTTTCTATGGGGGAGACATCTCTAACATTATGATAGACAACAAGACCAATAGCATCATCTTAGAGACAGAGTCCTCCGACAACGG AAATGAAGACAGGATGAAGAAGCCTGGAACTCCAGGGACTCCAGGCTCCAGTGACCTAGAGACTGCCCTGCGCAGGCTCTCCCTCAGGCGGGAGAATTACCTCTCGGAGCGCAAGTTCtttgaggaggagcaggaaaggaagtTGCGGGAACTGGCAGAAAAGGGAGAACTCCACAGTGGTTCCGTTACCCCCACAGAGAGCATCATGTCACTGGGAACTCACTCCAGATTTTCAGAATTCACTGGATATTCAGGAATGTCTATCAGCAGTCGCTCCTACCTGCCAGAAAAGCTTCAGATTGTGAAACCACTAGAAG GTTCTGCCACTTTGCAccactggcagcagctggctCAGCCTCACTTGGGTGGGATCCTGGACCCGAGGCCCGGGGTTGTCACTAAGGGCTTCAGGACCCTAGACCTGGACCTGGATGAAGTGTACTGCCTTAATGACTATGAGGAAGATGAGACAGGTGACATTTCTTACAAGGGCCTAACTACCTCGACGCCAGTTCAGCACACAGAGACCTCAGGTGAGAGGTCACAAGCACAAGTGACTGTTTCAGAGAACAAGAATAACCCCCGCCAATCTCAGGCTTTCACAGAGGAGATGCAGGAGCCCGCGACTGACGATGATGAGGGGTCTG tacCTCATCCTGGGAAGTGCATGTCACAAACCAACTCCACCTTCACCTTCACCACCTGCCGCATTCTGCACCCCTCCGATGAACTCACACGAGTCACGCCAAG CCTTAACGCAGCACCTACTCCAGCTTGTGGCAGCATTAGCAGTCTGAAAGGCACCCCGGTGGCCACTCCCTGCACTCCTCGGCGTCTGAGTTTGGCCGAATCCTTCACCAACCTCCGGGAATCCACGACAACAATGAGCACGTCCCTGGGGCTGGTGTGGCTGCTGAAGGAAAGGGGCATCTCAGCAGCAGTGTACAAtccacagagctgggacagagccagcaggagcacCCTGCTGAACACGTACTCCCCAAAAATGGCAATCATTCCTTCCACCCCACCAAACTCACCCATGCAGACACCTTCTTCTTCCCCTCCATCTTTTGAGTTCAAGTGCACCAGCCCACCTTATGACAACTTCTTGGCTTCGAAGCCTGCTAGTTCAATCTTGAAGGAGGTGAGGAATAAGAAGAACATCAGGAACAGCGAGAGCCAAACAGACGTGTCTGTTTCCAACCTTAATCTCGTGGACAAAGTCAGGAGGTTTGGTATTGCCAAAGTGGTGAGTTCAGGGCAAACGTCAGCTGCTCCTTTAACTGAGGACCAGGGACCTCTtctctgtggggcacagggaccagTGAGGGCCCTTGTTCCTGGAGGCCTGGCACCTGACGGcctccccttgggctgccctGCCGTGACCAGTGCCATCGGGGGCATCCAGCTGAACACTGGCATCCGAAGGAATCGGAGCTTCCCCACCATGGTGGGTTCCAGCATGCAGATGAAAGGCCCAACGTCCCTCACTTCAGGGATCCTCATGGGAACCAAGCTCCCCAAGCAAACTAGCTTACGATGA